The sequence TTTGTTGTAAGATGATTCTTTTCTTCTCTTCTTATACCACTTCAAATATTCTTTTGCGACAAATTTAAAAGTAGAATCATCTTCATTCTCTTCATCGTCTTCTAAATTAAGAAATGCTTCTGCTTCAGTATATCAAATCCCTTAATGGTTTATATATCAATAACCAGTTTGTAGTAGACGATAACGGAGATGTTTCAATTGGAAGATCGAATAATGCACTTTACTTGCTAGAGCTTCAGCGCCTGAATGAATTACTTAAATAAGTGTATGTCTGAAAAAGGCTAATTTTCATGTGTTACGTGAATCTAAGATGGACACCATTCTGACAGAGGGAGGTTATATGAGTTCAACTATTGATAATAAGCAGTTACGTAATAAAGAAGTGCTGAAAAAAGCTGTACGGGCTATAGCTGATTACTTAGATCTAAAGCATAAAAAAAGGGGGTTCCAAACCAAGTAAAGGCAAAGGAACCTATACCGTGAAAAAAGGTAATACTCTTTGGAAAATTGCAAAAGATCACGGTAAGACAGTTAAACAACTCAAAAATTTCTAGTGATTTAATTCATTCTGGGCAAAAACGATACCGGTAAGTCAAACAAGCGTAAGGTGATATGAAAACTATTTCATTAGAAAAGCATTGATGTAGATTCAAGCTTTAGCAACCGTAAAAAACTAGCAGCTAACCACGGCATAAATAATTATCGTGGTACTGCTGCACAAAATTCACAGTTGCTTAATAAATTAAGGTAATAAGATAGATAGTTGTCGGGGCTTCTTGACAGTCAAAAATCTCAAGGTGATTTTTTAATTTCCCTTGAGATTTTTAATTTCGAGATTAGGACAACCTCCTATTGTTTTTATTTTATATAATTAGTATACTAACTATATAGGGAGGTAAGTCTGTGAAGGAACAAAAACTAGAAGTCCTTGATTTTGGTTATTTATTAATGAATGCTGCAAAACAGTTGCGTTATATGTTAAATCAAGCCTTGAGTAATTATGAGGTTACAAGTGGTCAATGGGCTATTTTAAAACAACTACAATATTTTGAAGAAAATACACAAAGGGAAAATTGTACCAGTATTTTTTTGTCTACACATCTTGGATTTGATAAACCAACCATTTCAGGTATGATTCGCCGTTTAGAAGAAAAAGAATTGGTAATAAGGGTGAAGCATTCTCGAGATAAGCGCTCCTTTTTCCTTCAGTTAACACCTAAAGCTTATAGGATTATTCCTCAACTTGAAAAGATCAGTGAGCAAATTACACAAGACTATTTATCTATTTATACGGAAGAAGAAAAAAGGAAATTTTATGTATTATTAGAACAAGCAAACAAAAGGAGTGACTAATTTGGAAACCATTTTGGTTATTGGTGCTTCAGGAAACATTGGCGCTTCAGTGGTAGGTATATTGGCTAGAAATGATGTTAAAGTACATGCAGCTATCTCTCAAAAAAAAGAAATAAATCCTTGGGCTGGTAACGATAACGTTAAACCAGTGATTTTTAATTTTTTAGATCAAAGCACTTATGCTAAAGCAATGGAAGGCGTGAAAAAGGTTTTCTTTGTTCGTCCACCACAATTATCTCATCCAAAAGAAGAAATTTTCCC is a genomic window of Virgibacillus proomii containing:
- a CDS encoding MarR family winged helix-turn-helix transcriptional regulator, with protein sequence MKEQKLEVLDFGYLLMNAAKQLRYMLNQALSNYEVTSGQWAILKQLQYFEENTQRENCTSIFLSTHLGFDKPTISGMIRRLEEKELVIRVKHSRDKRSFFLQLTPKAYRIIPQLEKISEQITQDYLSIYTEEEKRKFYVLLEQANKRSD
- a CDS encoding N-acetylmuramoyl-L-alanine amidase; translated protein: MKKANFHVLRESKMDTILTEGGYMSSTIDNKQLRNKEVLKKAVRAIADYLDLKHKKRGFQTK